From the Sphingomonas phyllosphaerae 5.2 genome, one window contains:
- a CDS encoding EAL domain-containing protein gives MAFQPIVDVTTGTVFAYEALVRGVDGLSAGEVLARVDPEMIYKFDQKCRVTAIALAGRLFGADDSTKLSINFMPNAVYEPDACIRASLAAAQRVGFDRRRLMFEFTEDERMRDVAHVQRIVAAYRARGFTTAIDDFGAGYAGLGLLADLRPDMIKLDMALIRDIDASPARQAIVAGVVRIAEALGIGCIAEGIETGAELQTLRDLGIRLCQGYLLARPAVAALPPVNFG, from the coding sequence ATGGCATTCCAGCCGATCGTCGACGTCACAACCGGGACGGTCTTCGCCTATGAGGCGCTGGTGCGTGGTGTAGACGGTTTGTCGGCGGGCGAGGTGCTGGCGCGCGTCGATCCGGAGATGATCTACAAGTTCGACCAGAAGTGTCGCGTCACCGCGATCGCGCTCGCCGGACGGTTGTTCGGTGCCGACGATTCGACGAAGCTGTCGATCAACTTCATGCCGAACGCGGTCTACGAACCGGATGCGTGCATCCGCGCCTCGCTGGCCGCGGCGCAGCGCGTCGGCTTCGATCGGCGGCGGCTGATGTTCGAATTCACCGAGGACGAACGGATGCGCGACGTCGCGCACGTCCAGCGGATCGTCGCGGCATATCGCGCCCGCGGTTTTACCACCGCGATCGACGATTTCGGCGCTGGCTATGCCGGGCTCGGGCTGCTCGCCGACCTGCGCCCCGACATGATCAAGCTCGACATGGCGTTGATCCGCGACATCGATGCGTCGCCCGCGCGTCAGGCGATCGTCGCGGGCGTGGTGAGGATCGCCGAGGCGCTGGGCATCGGCTGCATCGCAGAGGGTATTGAGACCGGCGCCGAACTTCAAACGCTGCGCGATCTCGGCATTCGG